Below is a genomic region from Telmatobacter sp. DSM 110680.
GGCCCTCGAACTGAAACGTCGCGGGCACTCGCCGGTGATGGCGCTGCCCAATGTGTATCGGACGAGGTTAGAACCGTTGGGCCTTGAGTTCCACGCGATCCGACCGGACATTGACCCAACTAATAATGTGCTCGTGGAAATGGTCTACGACATCAAGCACGGCACAGAACACGGCTTGCGCAATTTCCTTTTTCCCGCGCTACGGCAGACGTACGACGATTTGCTTGATGCAGCTACAAGGCCGATCCGCGCCGATCTTCTGTTGCTGGGCGAGTTGAATTATGCAGGGCCGATCGTGGCGGAGGTAACTGGAATTCCGTGGGCGAGCTACGTGCTTGCGCCGCTGTCGTTCTTCTCGGCATTCGATCCTCCGGTGCTTCCTCCTTATCCCAAGCTGGCGAAGGCCGACAAGAAGGTGCCGGGATTCGGACGCGTGATCAAGCGCGTGGCGCGCTTCGTGAGCCGCAAATGGCCGGAACCGATTTACGAGTTGCGCAGTGAGTTGGGGTTGCCGCGCGGCGAGAATCCACTGTTCGATGCCAAGCACTCGCCGTATCTGGTGCTTGCGCTGTTTTCGCGGGTACTCGGCGAAGAGCAGAAGGACTGGCCGCCGCATACGGTGATCACCGGTTTCGCGTACTACGATGCCGACGCCGGCAACGCCAAACTGCCGTCGAATCTCGAACAATTTGTCGCGAGTGGCGAGCCGCCCGTGGTATTTACGCTAGGCTCGGCCGCGGTTCTCGCGGCCGGGGATTTCTACGATGTGTCGGCGCAGGCTGCCATTGAACTGGACAAGCGTGCGGTGCTGCTCATCGGCAGCGATCCTCGCAATAAGCCGAAACACGATCTTCCCGCATCGATCTGCGCAGCGGAATATGCTCCATTTTCCGCGCTGTTTTCACGTGCGTCGCTGGTGGTGCACCAGGGTGGCGTGGGAACGGTGGGGCAGTGTCTGCGTGCGGGCAAGCCGATGCTGATCATGCCTTACTCGCACGACCAGCCCGACAACGCGCGGCGTATGAAGCGGCTTGGCGTGGCGAAGGTCATACAGAAGGCAAGCTATACGCCGAAGAAAGTCACTCGCAAGCTGCGGAAGATGTTGGACGATCCGGCGCTTGCTGAGAAGGCGCGTGTGGTGGCCGCGCAGCTGCAGGCAGAAGACGGCGTAAAGAAGGCGTGCGATGCGCTCGAAGGCTTGTACCAGCGAAGTCATTGAGTTGGTGCAAGTTCGGCCGCGAGTAATATGAAGCTTCATTTTATAAGGCCGCTGAAACTTTCGCTCCACATTCAAAAAGGCTTTTGGCAGGGCTGAAAGTCTCGACAAGTCTCGACCTGCGCACTTTCTCCCAGGTCTACAACCATCAGAGCAACCGCAGCTCGCGCGAATCGCATCGAGTTGATTGCATGTGTGCGGGTGGATTCTTATGTTCTCCATGCCGCCGCAGCAGGAGGATACGTTATGCAATTAAAACGAATAGCTTACACGCTGTGTTTCAGTGCAGGAACAGTTTTGCTGAGCGGGATGGTTGCGTTTGCCCAGGCTCCCGGGAGCCCCCAGCAGCCTAGTATGCCGCAGCAGCAGACACCCTCGAGCTCCACCGCTGGAAACCCGGGAGCGGGATCGGGCGCTTATCCGAGTACCGCGCCCACCAGTCAAGACTTCGCCGAAAAGGCCTTTGTGAGTAAGGCGCTGGAAGGCGGCGAGGCGGAAGTGCAACTCGGGCAGCTGGCCCAGGACAAATCGCAAAGCAACGATGTGAAGCAATTCGCGCAGAAGATGGTCAACGATCACAGCCAGATGGCCGATAAGTGGTTGAAGCCAGTTGCAAAACAGCTCGAAGTCCCAGAGCCAAAGGGACCTTCCAAGAAGGACAAGAAAGAAATCGCAAAGTTGCAGGGACTGAGCGGGGCGGACTTTGATCGCGAGTACATCACGATGATGGTGAAGGATCATCAGCAGGACCTGAAGGAATTCAAGAACGAAGCTGATGCGGCCCAGGACCAGAACGTGAAGCAGATCGCGCAGCAGGGATCAAACATCATCGCGAAGCATCTTCAATTGATTGAGCAGATCGCCAAGGCCCACAACGTTGATGTCGGCGGCAGCGAGATGTCAAGTTCGAAATAACCAAGCGAGAGACCCTCTCGCGAA
It encodes:
- a CDS encoding glycosyltransferase, with amino-acid sequence MRIVLSNIGTLGDINPLIALALELKRRGHSPVMALPNVYRTRLEPLGLEFHAIRPDIDPTNNVLVEMVYDIKHGTEHGLRNFLFPALRQTYDDLLDAATRPIRADLLLLGELNYAGPIVAEVTGIPWASYVLAPLSFFSAFDPPVLPPYPKLAKADKKVPGFGRVIKRVARFVSRKWPEPIYELRSELGLPRGENPLFDAKHSPYLVLALFSRVLGEEQKDWPPHTVITGFAYYDADAGNAKLPSNLEQFVASGEPPVVFTLGSAAVLAAGDFYDVSAQAAIELDKRAVLLIGSDPRNKPKHDLPASICAAEYAPFSALFSRASLVVHQGGVGTVGQCLRAGKPMLIMPYSHDQPDNARRMKRLGVAKVIQKASYTPKKVTRKLRKMLDDPALAEKARVVAAQLQAEDGVKKACDALEGLYQRSH
- a CDS encoding DUF4142 domain-containing protein, encoding MQLKRIAYTLCFSAGTVLLSGMVAFAQAPGSPQQPSMPQQQTPSSSTAGNPGAGSGAYPSTAPTSQDFAEKAFVSKALEGGEAEVQLGQLAQDKSQSNDVKQFAQKMVNDHSQMADKWLKPVAKQLEVPEPKGPSKKDKKEIAKLQGLSGADFDREYITMMVKDHQQDLKEFKNEADAAQDQNVKQIAQQGSNIIAKHLQLIEQIAKAHNVDVGGSEMSSSK